A segment of the Streptomyces pactum genome:
CCCCGAGGGCCGCAACGGCCCGCTGGTGCGCACCCTCAGCAGCCATCTCGCCTACTACCAGCGGTGGGCCAAGACCTGGGAGTTCCAGGCGCTGCTCAAGGCCCGCCCGGTGGCCGGCGACCCCGGGCTCGGCGCCGAGTACGTCGCCGCCCTCCAGCCCCTGGTGTGGCAGGCCGCCGACCGGGAGAACTTCGTCCCGGACGTGCAGAAGATGCGCCGCAGGGTGGTGGAGACCATCCCCGTCGCCGAGGTCGACCGGCAGCTCAAGCTCGGCCCGGGGGGCCTGCGGGACGTCGAGTTCGCCGTGCAGCTCCTCCAGCTCGTGCACGGCCGCTCCGACACCTCCCTGCACAGCGGTACGACGCTGGACGCGCTGGAGGCCCTAGCCGCGGGCGGGTACGTGGGCCGCGCGGACGCCGCCCAGCTCGACGAGGCGTACCGCTTCCTGCGCTCCATGGAGCACCGCATCCAGCTCCACCGGCTGCGGCGCACCCACCTCGTGCCCGAGGAGGAGGCCGACCTGCGCCGCCTCGGCCGCTCCCTCGGCCTGCGCACCGACCCGGTCGCCGGGCTGCTGCGCGCCTGGAGGCGGCACGCCTCCGTCGTACGCCGGCTGCACGAGAAGCTGTTCTACCGGCCGCTGCTCGACGCCGTGGCCCAACTGGCGCCCGGCGAGGCCCGGCTGAGCGCCGAGGCGGCGCGGGAGCGGATGGTCGCCCTCGGGTACGCCGACCCGGCCGCCGCGCTGCGGCACCTGGAGGCGCTGGCGTCCGGCGTCACCCGCAAGGCGGCCATCCAGCGGACCCTGCTGCCGGTGCTGCTCGGCTGGTTCGCCGACTCCGCCGACCCGGACACCGGCCTGCTCAACTTCCGCAAGGTCTCCGACGCGCTCGGCCAGACGCCCTGGTACCTGCGGCTGCTGCGGGACGAGGGCGCGGCGGCCGAGAACCTCGCCCGCGTGCTCTCCGCCGGGCGGCTCGCCCCCGACCTGCTGATGCGGGCGCCCGAGGCCGTCGCGCTGCTCGGGGACGGCAACGCCGGAGGGCTGGCGCCGCGCGGGCGGCTCCAGTTGGAGCAGGAGATACTGGCCGCGGTCCGCCGCGCCGACGGAGCGGTGCAGGCGGTGACGGCGGCACGCGGGGTCCGGCGCCGGGAGCTGTTCCGTACGGCCGCCGCGGACATCGTCGGTTCCTACGGCACCGAGGCGCAGCCCGTCGAGGCCGACCAGGGCGCCCTGGTGGACCTGGTCGGCGGTGCCGTGTCCGACCTGACGGCGGCGACCCTGGCCGGGACGCTGCGGGCCGTCGTGCGGGAAGGCTGGGGCGACACGCTGCCGACCCGGTTCGCGATCATCGGCATGGGCCGGTTCGGCGGGCACGAGCTGGGCTACGGCTCGGACGCGGACGTGCTGTTCGTGCACGAGCCGCGGGACGGAGCCGGCGAGCGGGAGGCGGCGGACGCGGCGGGCAGGGTCGTCTCCGAGATGCGCCGCCTGCTCCAGGTCTCCAGCGCCGACCCGCCCCTCCTCATCGACGCCGACCTGCGGCCCGAGGGCAAGTCCGGCCCGCTGGTGCGGACCCTGAAGTCGTACGAGGCCTACTACCGGCGCTGGTCGCTGGTGTGGGAGCGGCACGCGCTGCTGCGGGCCGAGTTCGTCGCCGGCGACGCGGACCTCGGGCGCCGGTTCGTCGAGCTGGTCGACCCCCTGCGGTACCCGGCGGACGGGCTCGGGGAGGACGCCGTACGGGAGATCCGGCGGCTCAAGGCCCGGATGGAGTCCGAGCGGCTGCCGCGCGGCGCCGACCCCAAGCTGCACGCCAAGCTGGGGCCGGGCGGGCTGTCCGACGTGGAGTGGACCGTGCAGTTGCTCCAGTTGCGGCACGGGCACACGGAGCGGGGGCTGCGGACCACCCGGACGCGGCAGGCCCTGTCCGCCGCCTGCGCCGCCGGGCTCATCTCGGCGGAGAACGCCGGGACGCTCGACGAGGCGTGGGTCCTCGCGACGCGCGTCCGCAACGCGGTGATGCTGGTACGCGGCCGGGCCGCCGACACCTTCCCGACCGACCCCCGCGAGCTGGCGGCGGTGGGCCGCTACCTGGGCCACGGACCCGGCCACGCGGGCGACATGCTCGACGAGTACCGCCGCACGGCCCGCCGGGCCCGGGCGGTGGTGGAGGACCTGTTCTACGCCTCCTGAGGTCCGGTCCGGCACGTCCCGCCCGCCCCGCGAGGGACGGCGGGATGTGCCGGACCGGACCCACGGCGGGACGTGCCGGACCGGACCCGCTCCGGTGCCCGCCGCCGGGCCGTGCGGCCGGGTGGGCGAGGGCTCAGACGACCAGGACCCGGCGCCCGCGCGTGTGACCGGCCTGGCTGTCGATGTGCGCCGCGGCGGCCTCGGCGAGCGGGTACGACTTCTCGACCGGGATGTGGAGCCTTCCCCGTGAGATGAGGGCGACGGCCTCGGCGAGCGCGTCCGGCACGCTCCCGGCCACGCCGGAGAACCGGACACCGTACTCCGGCGCGGCGAGGTCGGCGATGGACACCACCTTGTCCGGGTCCCCCGTCAGCCCGACCAGTTCGCGGATCACGCCCGAGCCGGCCAGATCGAGAGCCGCGTCGACCCGGCCGAGCCGCCGCACCCGTTCGACCCAGCCCTCGCCGTACGTCGTGGCGAGGGCGCCCAGGCTCCGCAGATAGTCCTGGTTCGCGGCCCCGGCCGTGCCGATCACCGTGATGCCGCGGTCGCGGGCGATCTGCAACACCGCCGATCCGACACCCCCGGACGCGCCGCTGACCAGCAGGGTCTGCCCGGACCGCACGCCGGTCTCGCGGATGACGCGCAGTGCGGTCTCCACCACCGAGGGGTATCCGGCGGCCTCTTCGAACGTCAGCCCCTCGGGCATCCGGGCCCAGGCGTCCAGCACGGCGAACTCGGCATAGGTGCTCGAGCCCTCGCCGAACACCCGGTCGCCGACCTCGACGCCTTCGACGCCCTCGCCGACCTCGTCCACCACACCCGCCGCGTCCAGCCCGACTCCGGCGGGCAACTCGATCGGATGGGCCTTGAGCATCTGGCCCTCGCGGACCCTCCAGTCGACGGGGTTCACACCCGCCGCGCGCACGGCGACGCGTATCCGGCCGGGGCCCGCGTGGGGCTCCTCGGCCTCTGTGAGTCGCAGGACGTCCGGACCGCCGAACTCGGCGAAGATCACTTTCTTCATGCCGCCGACCGTAGCGCTAACGGTTAGCTTAAAGCAACCGTTACGCCTTCGCATTTGGTAGTGTCAGAGGCATGACCGTGCCGACCGGGCGCAGGGAGCGCAAGAAGGCCGCGACCCGCCAGAAGATCGCCGACGCCGCCCTGCGGCTGTTCCTGGAACGCGGCTACGACGCGGTGGGCATCAGGGACGTGGCCGCCGAGGCCGACGTGGCCGTCACCACGCTCTTCTCCCACTTCGCCTCGAAAGAGGCCCTGGTGTTCGAGCAGGACCGGGACTTCGAGCGACGCCTCACGCAGGCGGTCACCGGCCGGGCGCCGGACGAGTCGCTCGTCCCGGCGCTGCGCCGCGAGGTCCTGGCCCTGGTGCGGCACTGCACGGCGGACGGCGCCGCCCCGATCCGGCGCATGATCGACGGATCGCCCGCCCTGCGGGAGTACGAGGAGTCGATGAGGCTGCGCCACGCGGAGTCGCTGGCGGCGGTCATCGCCGCCGATCCCGGCCTGTCACGGAGCACGACGGTGTGCCGGACGATCGCGAGGTTCGCGATCGACGCCTATGCGCTGGCCCGGGAGGCGCCCGATCCGGAGGCGGCGCTGGACGAGATCTTCCGGATGATCGAGGCGGCCTGGGAGGTCACCCGCGCTCCTCGGGCGACCTGAACGACCGTCCCCGCACGCCGGACGGGGTCGGTGCCACGCCCGCGTGGGCGACCGGTTCCCACCGCGTCGCCACCGTCCGCGGCAACGCGTGCGGCAGCCGCCCGTACCAGGCGGCCGCCACCATGTACCCGAACCCGAGACACAGCACCCCGCCCACCGCGTCCAGCCAGAAGTGGTTGGCGGTGGCGACGATCACGACCAGCGTGAGCGCCGGATACGCCAGCCCCAGCACCCGCACCCACGGCACCGAGGCCAGCGCGAAGATCGTCAGCCCGCACCACACCGACCACCCGATGTGCATCGACGGCATCGCCGCGTACTGGTTGGACATGTTCTTCAGGTCGCCGGACGCCATCGAACCCCACGTCTCGTGGACCATCACCGTGTCGATGAAGTGCCCGCCGTTCATCAGGCGGGGCGGGGCGAGCGGATACAGGTAGTAACCGGCCAGGGCGACGCCCGTCGTGGCGAACAGCACGAGCCGGGTCGCCGAGTACCGCCCGGGATGACTGCGGTACAGCCACACCAGCACACTCAGGGTCACCACGAAGTGCAGCGTGGCGTAGTAGTAGTTCATGCCGACGACCAGCCAAGTCACCGAGTTCACGGCGTGATTGACGGCCTGCTCGACGGCGATGCCGAGCTGCTGCTCGACGCGCCAGATCCAGTCGGCGTTGCGCAGCGCCTGCGCCCGCTGCTCCGGTACCGCGTTCCGGACGAGGGAGTACGTCCAGTAACTGACGGCGATCAGCAGGATCTCGAACCACAGCCGGGGTCGGCGCGGGGCGCGGAGCCGGCGCAGCGCACCCCGCCCCGTCTCCTCCGTGACGGGGTGCG
Coding sequences within it:
- a CDS encoding bifunctional [glutamine synthetase] adenylyltransferase/[glutamine synthetase]-adenylyl-L-tyrosine phosphorylase, giving the protein MTAPGRRSSTFTRLLRHGFTDPSAAERLLDGVELAPVRNDPVLLEALGATADPDLALHGLVRLLEAQPDPTARRELLDTLIASKPLRDRLLGVLGASEALADHLARHAGDWQALVTYEPRDLHRGVAEFEYGLAEATDPVSLRVAYRRCLLSIAARDVCGTIDVAETAAELADLATATLRAALALAEAAAPEDAARCRLAVIAMGKCGGHELNYVSDVDVIFVGEPAEGTGGTDDEARAMRAATALASHLMRICSETTVEGSIWPVDANLRPEGRNGPLVRTLSSHLAYYQRWAKTWEFQALLKARPVAGDPGLGAEYVAALQPLVWQAADRENFVPDVQKMRRRVVETIPVAEVDRQLKLGPGGLRDVEFAVQLLQLVHGRSDTSLHSGTTLDALEALAAGGYVGRADAAQLDEAYRFLRSMEHRIQLHRLRRTHLVPEEEADLRRLGRSLGLRTDPVAGLLRAWRRHASVVRRLHEKLFYRPLLDAVAQLAPGEARLSAEAARERMVALGYADPAAALRHLEALASGVTRKAAIQRTLLPVLLGWFADSADPDTGLLNFRKVSDALGQTPWYLRLLRDEGAAAENLARVLSAGRLAPDLLMRAPEAVALLGDGNAGGLAPRGRLQLEQEILAAVRRADGAVQAVTAARGVRRRELFRTAAADIVGSYGTEAQPVEADQGALVDLVGGAVSDLTAATLAGTLRAVVREGWGDTLPTRFAIIGMGRFGGHELGYGSDADVLFVHEPRDGAGEREAADAAGRVVSEMRRLLQVSSADPPLLIDADLRPEGKSGPLVRTLKSYEAYYRRWSLVWERHALLRAEFVAGDADLGRRFVELVDPLRYPADGLGEDAVREIRRLKARMESERLPRGADPKLHAKLGPGGLSDVEWTVQLLQLRHGHTERGLRTTRTRQALSAACAAGLISAENAGTLDEAWVLATRVRNAVMLVRGRAADTFPTDPRELAAVGRYLGHGPGHAGDMLDEYRRTARRARAVVEDLFYAS
- a CDS encoding NADP-dependent oxidoreductase, with the translated sequence MKKVIFAEFGGPDVLRLTEAEEPHAGPGRIRVAVRAAGVNPVDWRVREGQMLKAHPIELPAGVGLDAAGVVDEVGEGVEGVEVGDRVFGEGSSTYAEFAVLDAWARMPEGLTFEEAAGYPSVVETALRVIRETGVRSGQTLLVSGASGGVGSAVLQIARDRGITVIGTAGAANQDYLRSLGALATTYGEGWVERVRRLGRVDAALDLAGSGVIRELVGLTGDPDKVVSIADLAAPEYGVRFSGVAGSVPDALAEAVALISRGRLHIPVEKSYPLAEAAAAHIDSQAGHTRGRRVLVV
- a CDS encoding TetR/AcrR family transcriptional regulator codes for the protein MTVPTGRRERKKAATRQKIADAALRLFLERGYDAVGIRDVAAEADVAVTTLFSHFASKEALVFEQDRDFERRLTQAVTGRAPDESLVPALRREVLALVRHCTADGAAPIRRMIDGSPALREYEESMRLRHAESLAAVIAADPGLSRSTTVCRTIARFAIDAYALAREAPDPEAALDEIFRMIEAAWEVTRAPRAT
- a CDS encoding phosphatase PAP2 family protein yields the protein MGDATVRTTERLEEAVPHPVTEETGRGALRRLRAPRRPRLWFEILLIAVSYWTYSLVRNAVPEQRAQALRNADWIWRVEQQLGIAVEQAVNHAVNSVTWLVVGMNYYYATLHFVVTLSVLVWLYRSHPGRYSATRLVLFATTGVALAGYYLYPLAPPRLMNGGHFIDTVMVHETWGSMASGDLKNMSNQYAAMPSMHIGWSVWCGLTIFALASVPWVRVLGLAYPALTLVVIVATANHFWLDAVGGVLCLGFGYMVAAAWYGRLPHALPRTVATRWEPVAHAGVAPTPSGVRGRSFRSPEERG